In Sphingobacteriaceae bacterium, the following are encoded in one genomic region:
- a CDS encoding SpoIIE family protein phosphatase translates to MRAIILFLLFYCYVNYNTLYAQSHNFQNYSTEDGLPQSQVLGIYQDEKGYLWFGTNSGGVSKFDGKHFFNLNTNDGLANNVVYSISGNGNGELYFGTGKGLSVYSNKTFTNYNEKNGLLSTFIFHTKFYNNKLYIATSRGVFIYESGSIKELKGDSILENSSVYRIYIDGKQNIWFATIQNGAIKFNLPQNKYSHYSTANGLTNDYVFSINETEKGEILIGTQTGLNKIDTNDKISSVQEFNKNMNVSFTCIEKAKDNLLYFGSFGEGLIKADFKNNIISSYRASKGFTNSHVLDLLLDREQNLWIATNGSGVYKYSGKKFTYMSKNDGLPANYITSVCIDKDKNTWLAITGFGAVRIKNEQIEVFKNDFKTSVGPVDNNINSIICTKAGRLYFGTEEGLCYFENEKFITIENNLIRRKYIYSLYEDKNGIVYIGTTNGLYKLQNENIEECHDVNKLCPVGEELSIYCIREDNKGNLWFATDFGVIKKDAASLTYYNKLNGFITGRINAIVGDKYNNVWLGTEKGLYHFSNQSFNLIGKGYHVTSSNICLLAIDRQNKLFIGGNSNIGILDLNKYYKGELHLKQIVKEEGLLSKESNANAIAIDESNRIFIGTINGLQIYDPVHDFINQLEPKVHVVNVELSFGLDDIQKYCEGFDSINHLPKNLVLPYDKNNLNFKYDGVSLTVPEKVRYKYQLAGLEKSWSPEIGTTEITYPSLPPGTYTFCVKAMNNDGVWNETPATFAFEILPPWYKTWWFYSLSVILVLVGIAAYNAYKTNALKKSNIKLEKTVLIRTKELREEKEKVENINKEVILQKQEIEHKNTEITDSIKYAKNIQEALLPSIIKAEQSFNDAFIFYQPKDIVSGDFFWFYETDEIKYIAAADCTGHGVPGAFMSIVGNTILNEILHAKLAVSPGDILLELHKGVKQALSSNERESQRRDGMDIALCAIHKKSAKVEFAGANRPLWLYRKKENYKVEVIKPTKYPIGGLELEESRLYANHVIDVEKGDKFFIFSDGFADQFGGPRGKKLMVANMHKLISEIINQNSAQQKLVLKNTFEEWKGNHEQVDDVLVIGVCL, encoded by the coding sequence ATGAGAGCAATTATCCTTTTCCTGTTATTTTACTGCTATGTAAATTATAATACGCTTTATGCTCAAAGCCATAATTTTCAAAATTACAGTACAGAAGATGGTTTACCGCAATCTCAAGTATTGGGTATTTATCAGGATGAGAAGGGTTATTTGTGGTTTGGAACCAATAGCGGAGGTGTAAGCAAATTTGATGGCAAACATTTTTTTAATTTAAACACTAATGATGGGTTAGCTAATAATGTAGTTTATTCAATAAGCGGGAATGGGAATGGAGAATTATATTTTGGAACCGGAAAAGGATTAAGCGTTTATAGTAACAAAACGTTCACTAATTACAATGAAAAGAACGGATTACTTTCTACATTTATTTTCCATACTAAATTTTACAATAACAAATTATATATCGCAACCAGCAGGGGTGTTTTTATTTATGAATCAGGTTCAATTAAAGAGTTAAAAGGAGATTCTATTCTTGAAAACAGTTCTGTGTACAGAATTTATATAGATGGAAAACAAAATATTTGGTTTGCCACAATTCAAAACGGTGCCATCAAGTTTAATCTTCCCCAAAATAAGTACAGTCATTATTCTACTGCCAATGGATTAACAAACGATTATGTTTTTTCAATTAATGAAACAGAAAAAGGGGAAATACTAATTGGTACTCAAACCGGTTTAAATAAAATCGACACTAATGATAAAATTTCATCGGTACAAGAATTTAATAAAAACATGAATGTATCTTTTACATGTATTGAAAAGGCTAAGGATAATCTTTTGTATTTTGGTTCATTTGGCGAAGGTTTAATCAAAGCTGATTTTAAGAATAATATTATTTCAAGCTATAGAGCAAGTAAAGGGTTCACTAATAGTCACGTCTTAGATCTGCTTTTAGATCGGGAACAAAATTTATGGATTGCAACTAATGGAAGCGGAGTGTATAAATATTCGGGTAAGAAATTCACTTACATGAGTAAGAATGATGGTTTACCCGCTAATTATATTACTTCAGTTTGTATTGATAAAGATAAAAATACTTGGTTAGCAATAACCGGCTTTGGAGCAGTGAGAATTAAAAATGAGCAGATCGAAGTTTTTAAAAATGATTTTAAAACGAGTGTTGGTCCGGTTGATAACAATATCAATAGCATTATTTGCACTAAGGCAGGAAGGTTATATTTCGGAACTGAAGAAGGTTTGTGTTATTTTGAAAATGAAAAGTTTATTACTATTGAAAATAACCTGATTAGAAGGAAATACATTTACAGTTTATATGAAGATAAAAATGGAATAGTATATATTGGTACTACCAATGGATTATATAAACTTCAAAATGAAAATATTGAAGAATGTCACGATGTAAATAAATTATGCCCTGTAGGAGAGGAATTAAGTATTTATTGTATTAGGGAAGATAATAAAGGAAATTTATGGTTTGCTACAGATTTTGGAGTAATCAAAAAGGATGCCGCTTCATTAACATATTACAATAAGCTGAATGGTTTTATTACTGGTCGAATAAATGCTATTGTAGGAGATAAATATAACAATGTTTGGTTGGGAACTGAAAAAGGACTTTACCATTTCAGTAATCAAAGTTTTAATTTAATTGGAAAAGGATACCATGTTACCAGTTCTAATATTTGTTTGTTAGCAATAGATAGGCAAAATAAATTATTTATAGGTGGAAATAGTAATATTGGGATTTTAGATTTAAACAAATATTACAAAGGAGAATTACACTTAAAACAAATTGTAAAAGAAGAAGGGTTATTAAGTAAAGAGTCCAATGCTAATGCTATTGCAATTGATGAAAGTAATAGAATTTTTATTGGCACAATAAATGGTTTGCAAATTTACGATCCGGTACATGATTTCATAAATCAACTCGAACCAAAAGTACATGTAGTAAATGTTGAACTCTCATTTGGATTAGATGATATTCAAAAATATTGTGAAGGCTTTGATTCCATAAACCATTTACCTAAAAATTTGGTTTTACCGTATGATAAAAATAATTTAAATTTCAAATATGATGGTGTAAGTTTAACGGTTCCTGAAAAAGTTCGTTATAAATATCAACTTGCCGGTTTAGAAAAAAGCTGGAGTCCGGAAATAGGAACTACTGAAATTACTTATCCGTCATTGCCGCCAGGCACGTACACGTTTTGTGTTAAAGCAATGAATAATGATGGTGTTTGGAATGAAACACCGGCAACTTTTGCATTTGAAATTTTGCCCCCTTGGTATAAAACGTGGTGGTTTTATTCCTTGTCAGTTATTTTAGTTTTAGTCGGTATAGCCGCCTATAATGCGTATAAAACCAATGCATTAAAGAAAAGTAATATTAAATTGGAAAAAACAGTTTTAATCAGAACTAAAGAGTTAAGGGAAGAAAAAGAAAAAGTTGAAAATATTAATAAGGAAGTTATTTTACAGAAACAGGAAATTGAACATAAGAATACTGAAATTACCGATAGTATTAAATATGCTAAGAATATTCAAGAAGCCTTACTTCCTTCCATTATAAAAGCAGAACAATCGTTTAATGATGCGTTTATATTTTACCAGCCTAAAGATATAGTTAGTGGTGATTTTTTCTGGTTTTATGAAACAGACGAAATTAAATATATAGCTGCAGCAGATTGTACCGGTCACGGGGTACCCGGTGCCTTTATGAGCATTGTCGGAAATACCATTCTGAATGAAATTCTGCATGCTAAACTGGCAGTTAGCCCGGGTGATATTTTACTTGAATTACATAAAGGAGTAAAACAAGCCTTGAGTAGTAATGAACGTGAAAGTCAAAGGAGAGATGGTATGGATATCGCCCTATGTGCTATTCATAAAAAGAGTGCTAAAGTAGAGTTTGCCGGGGCTAACCGTCCGCTTTGGTTGTACCGTAAAAAAGAAAATTATAAAGTTGAAGTAATTAAACCAACTAAATATCCTATTGGAGGATTAGAGTTAGAAGAGAGTAGATTGTATGCTAATCACGTGATAGATGTTGAAAAAGGAGATAAGTTTTTTATTTTTAGTGATGGTTTTGCTGATCAGTTTGGTGGACCCAGAGGTAAAAAATTAATGGTGGCCAACATGCATAAATTAATTTCTGAAATTATCAATCAGAATTCAGCTCAACAAAAACTTGTTCTTAAGAATACATTTGAAGAATGGAAAGGTAATCATGAACAGGTTGATGATGTGTTGGTTATTGGAGTTTGTTTATGA
- a CDS encoding T9SS type A sorting domain-containing protein, which translates to MKNKISVLVALLLSTLINAQINFTHTWSNGFGSSGGNDYLNAAVTDATGNTFITGVINGNVDFDPGIGNAIESLVFKPYVAKYTSNGALVWVKTFTGTANAAGQAIGIDATGNVYVTGYFQGGGLDFDPGPGTQTVTADQSDMFIVKLNSNGDYQWHKKVGQLSTNVDPIAMKVTPSGSVHIVGYFNMNCDFDPDIIGVSTLTNNGFESAFVLKLDNLGNHIWSFSIGGAGYDHAYAVDVNATGEVAITGRFDYTVDVNPGVGTNTIVSAGAEDIFVAKYDASGAFLWAGSYGGPDFDFGSSVKFTNNGDVLVSGAVKSLTFDNDPGPVVNNILKVGLSTFNDMFLGLLTGGTGTGIWGKLTGSAFTGVDVTPNALAINGNNRFFVTGSFGNVVNFDLNGGSYTVSAIALPGIDIFMGSYDLSNANVSNVYVLGSSDSNPNSYPSYIHLNGTDVYLAGNHSKTMDMDPGPSTSTVNNFGAVDFFMAKYSNCNLPALSSFFQSGNNICQGASVTFSLIGQLNDAPNWSWYTGTCGGTLVNTGTLLVVSPTVTTSYFVKGDGGCVPSGGACFSGTVTVNPLTNISGTVTSNTVTPVPVNGQVVLFKYESQFTKFDTVVKQNLSGGAYNFLAVPEGSYIIQANPTSNTLITTYAPNKTGWKDANIFYHSCATSDLVNVDVKELTNFGVGNGILSGKIVEGLKYGQKGAGITVPGQPIKGISVKGGRNPGGNIGAQDRTLPNGSYTLSGLPNNIAGESYFVLVDIPGLDTNGTYHKVVLTGNDQFFDLDFIVDSAKIHPAIFVGINEKVIAEKNYKIYPNPSNGKIYIEFDFVKPVVLNVELYDVLGKKVSTIYPESLEESKQLTIISDHKDLKSGLYFLHIKEDGQLKTIKILIN; encoded by the coding sequence ATGAAAAATAAAATATCTGTTCTAGTAGCATTATTATTAAGTACCTTAATTAATGCTCAGATAAACTTCACACATACCTGGTCAAATGGTTTTGGAAGTAGTGGTGGAAATGATTATTTAAATGCAGCCGTAACGGATGCTACAGGTAATACATTTATTACCGGGGTTATCAATGGAAATGTTGATTTTGATCCCGGAATTGGAAATGCAATTGAGAGTTTGGTGTTTAAACCGTATGTGGCAAAATACACAAGCAATGGGGCATTGGTTTGGGTTAAAACTTTTACAGGAACGGCTAATGCAGCTGGTCAAGCTATAGGAATTGATGCAACAGGAAATGTTTATGTTACCGGTTATTTTCAGGGCGGAGGACTTGATTTTGATCCCGGACCCGGAACACAAACAGTAACAGCTGATCAAAGTGATATGTTTATTGTGAAGTTAAACAGTAATGGCGATTACCAATGGCATAAAAAAGTTGGACAATTGTCAACCAATGTAGACCCAATAGCAATGAAAGTAACGCCAAGTGGAAGTGTACATATAGTTGGTTATTTCAATATGAATTGTGATTTTGATCCGGATATTATTGGCGTAAGTACATTAACAAATAATGGTTTTGAAAGTGCCTTTGTGTTGAAATTAGATAATCTAGGAAATCATATTTGGTCATTTAGTATTGGTGGGGCTGGATACGATCATGCTTACGCAGTGGATGTGAACGCAACCGGTGAAGTAGCTATTACAGGAAGATTTGATTATACAGTAGATGTAAATCCGGGCGTAGGTACCAATACAATTGTTTCTGCAGGAGCAGAAGATATTTTTGTAGCCAAGTACGATGCGTCAGGTGCATTTTTATGGGCAGGTTCTTATGGAGGTCCGGATTTTGATTTTGGTTCCAGTGTAAAATTCACTAATAATGGGGATGTGCTTGTATCTGGCGCTGTAAAGAGTTTAACTTTTGATAACGATCCGGGGCCGGTTGTAAATAATATATTAAAAGTAGGTTTATCAACTTTTAATGATATGTTTTTGGGATTACTAACCGGAGGTACCGGAACCGGAATTTGGGGTAAGTTAACCGGTTCTGCTTTTACAGGAGTGGATGTTACTCCAAATGCTTTGGCAATTAACGGAAATAATAGATTTTTTGTTACAGGTAGTTTTGGTAATGTAGTTAATTTTGATTTGAATGGCGGAAGTTACACGGTTAGTGCCATTGCTTTGCCGGGCATTGATATTTTTATGGGTAGTTATGATTTATCCAATGCAAATGTGAGTAATGTTTATGTTTTAGGTAGCAGTGATTCTAATCCGAATAGTTATCCATCATACATTCATCTAAATGGTACGGATGTTTATTTAGCAGGAAATCATTCCAAAACTATGGACATGGATCCGGGGCCTTCAACAAGTACGGTAAATAATTTTGGAGCCGTTGATTTTTTTATGGCTAAGTATTCAAATTGTAATTTACCGGCTTTGTCTTCGTTTTTTCAGTCCGGTAATAATATTTGCCAAGGTGCTAGTGTAACCTTTTCACTTATCGGACAATTAAATGATGCTCCCAATTGGTCATGGTACACCGGTACCTGCGGTGGTACATTAGTTAACACCGGAACATTATTAGTAGTTAGCCCAACAGTAACCACTTCTTATTTTGTTAAAGGTGATGGAGGTTGTGTTCCTTCAGGAGGTGCATGTTTTAGTGGAACTGTAACGGTAAATCCACTCACAAATATTTCAGGTACGGTAACCAGTAATACAGTAACGCCTGTTCCGGTAAATGGCCAAGTAGTTTTATTTAAATATGAATCTCAATTCACCAAGTTTGATACAGTAGTAAAACAAAATTTAAGCGGAGGCGCCTATAATTTTTTAGCCGTTCCTGAAGGCAGTTATATTATTCAGGCTAATCCAACTTCTAATACTTTAATTACAACCTATGCTCCTAATAAAACAGGATGGAAGGACGCCAATATTTTTTATCATAGTTGCGCTACTTCTGACCTAGTAAATGTGGACGTGAAAGAATTGACAAATTTTGGCGTTGGAAATGGGATATTGAGCGGTAAAATTGTAGAGGGATTGAAATATGGACAGAAAGGAGCCGGAATAACAGTACCCGGACAACCGATTAAAGGAATAAGTGTTAAAGGAGGAAGAAATCCCGGAGGAAATATTGGTGCGCAAGATAGAACATTGCCAAACGGTTCTTATACTTTATCCGGATTACCAAATAATATAGCCGGAGAATCTTATTTTGTGTTGGTTGATATTCCGGGATTAGACACTAATGGTACATACCATAAAGTTGTGTTAACCGGAAATGATCAGTTTTTTGATTTAGATTTTATTGTGGATTCCGCTAAAATTCATCCTGCAATATTTGTTGGTATAAATGAAAAAGTGATAGCCGAGAAAAATTATAAAATCTACCCTAATCCATCAAATGGAAAAATATACATCGAATTTGATTTTGTAAAACCGGTTGTTCTAAATGTTGAATTGTATGATGTTTTGGGTAAAAAAGTAAGTACAATATATCCGGAGTCGCTTGAAGAAAGTAAGCAATTAACGATAATCAGTGATCATAAAGATTTGAAATCCGGATTATATTTTCTGCATATTAAAGAAGATGGTCAGCTGAAAACAATTAAAATTTTAATAAATTAA
- a CDS encoding T9SS type A sorting domain-containing protein, translated as MKNLFLSFGILFSLSFNAQTSINYHWSHNFGASDVDQELRGGIVDGQGNTIVGGYLDGDLDLDPSIGGVTSFTGYVGGFIAKYSPSGALLWAGNFEGSASNKVFGIDVDASNNIYVLGKFELGDADFDFGPSQSTLTAIYNDVFLAKYDAAGNYQWVVHFGESNAVLTPYGIRVTPSGEICLGGEFNNFFSFGPGTATLTTVGGVDAFIAKYNTSGNFVWAHGFGGLGNDRAFGVDINASGEVAVTGQMQFTVDLDPGAGNNDVITNGGDDIFISKFDNGGTFLWGGSMGGDLNDVGGRVRYNNAGDIVLSSVVSSGTFDINPMLPVTPQVKIGDPGYLSILLSKLNGTNGSLIWGKTAGALGQNEAMASALKIDSQNNIFIGGRFSGVMDIDLNPGTTTLSAITNSNSDIFVAKYKDANADLVFGFNLGGGDQNGNNCENLSIRNDTLYLMGVNTNTMDMDPGIASPSLGLEGLTDFFISKYTFCTLPNLTGLSGSAPICIGNTVTLSVTSGTLNDAPNWSWFTGSCTGSLVATGASVSLNPTTTTIYFVKGNGGCVPPGGACQQTSITVNPNTNIGGNVTSNTISAVPVAGQVLLFKYEPNLTKFDTIVKQNIGVGGAFNLTSVPAASYILQAIPNANTLIPTYAPNQMGWKDAIIINHGCISNDIQNIDVKELFNFGAGPGILSGKIVEGTKYGQKGLEISVPGQPIKGISVKGGRNPGGNIGAQDRTLPNGSYTLAGLPNNIAGESYFVFVDIQGLDTANAYHKIVTDGNNQFFDLDFVVDSVKIYPAIFVGANENLISEKNFKIYPNPSNGKIYVECELEKPSFLSIELFDIMGKKIGEPYPVSFESSRNITVISDQSKLSNGIYLLKVKIDSKEYVKRISIVK; from the coding sequence ATGAAAAATTTATTCTTATCTTTTGGTATACTATTCTCACTAAGTTTTAATGCACAAACCAGTATTAACTATCATTGGTCTCATAATTTTGGGGCGTCCGATGTTGATCAGGAATTAAGAGGTGGTATTGTTGATGGCCAGGGTAATACTATTGTTGGAGGCTATTTGGACGGAGATCTCGATTTGGATCCTAGCATTGGCGGGGTAACTTCCTTTACCGGATATGTTGGCGGATTCATTGCCAAATACAGTCCTTCCGGGGCTCTGCTTTGGGCCGGAAATTTTGAAGGTAGTGCAAGTAATAAAGTATTTGGAATTGATGTTGATGCATCTAATAACATTTATGTATTAGGTAAATTTGAATTGGGCGATGCAGATTTTGATTTTGGCCCATCTCAAAGCACTTTAACAGCAATTTACAATGATGTTTTTTTGGCAAAGTATGATGCTGCGGGTAATTACCAATGGGTAGTTCATTTTGGTGAGTCAAATGCAGTATTGACTCCTTATGGTATTCGTGTTACACCGTCTGGAGAAATCTGTTTAGGTGGTGAATTCAATAATTTTTTTAGTTTCGGACCCGGCACCGCAACATTAACAACCGTTGGAGGAGTAGATGCTTTTATTGCTAAATATAATACTTCAGGTAATTTTGTTTGGGCACATGGTTTTGGAGGATTGGGTAATGATAGAGCTTTTGGTGTTGATATAAATGCTTCCGGTGAAGTTGCTGTTACCGGTCAAATGCAGTTTACAGTTGATTTGGATCCGGGTGCTGGTAATAATGATGTGATCACAAACGGCGGAGATGATATTTTTATTTCAAAATTTGATAATGGAGGAACATTTTTATGGGGTGGTTCTATGGGTGGAGACTTAAATGATGTTGGCGGAAGAGTGAGATATAATAATGCAGGTGATATTGTATTGTCTTCTGTTGTTAGCAGCGGAACCTTTGATATAAATCCAATGCTTCCTGTTACTCCTCAGGTTAAAATAGGTGATCCGGGATATTTATCCATTTTACTTTCTAAATTAAATGGAACAAATGGAAGTTTAATTTGGGGAAAAACCGCAGGTGCTCTTGGGCAAAATGAAGCCATGGCAAGCGCTTTGAAAATTGATTCGCAAAATAATATTTTTATCGGTGGAAGGTTTAGTGGTGTTATGGATATAGATTTGAATCCCGGAACAACCACATTGAGTGCAATAACGAATTCTAACAGCGATATTTTTGTGGCTAAATATAAAGACGCAAACGCCGATCTTGTTTTCGGTTTTAATTTGGGTGGTGGCGATCAGAATGGAAATAATTGCGAGAATTTATCGATAAGAAATGACACCCTTTATTTAATGGGGGTAAACACAAACACCATGGATATGGATCCGGGTATTGCAAGCCCTTCTTTAGGTCTTGAAGGTTTAACTGATTTTTTTATTTCTAAATATACGTTTTGTACTTTACCAAATCTAACAGGGCTCTCGGGTTCAGCACCAATTTGTATAGGAAATACTGTAACCTTATCTGTAACCAGTGGAACCTTAAATGATGCTCCAAATTGGTCGTGGTTTACCGGTTCTTGTACAGGCTCATTAGTGGCTACAGGAGCAAGTGTGAGTTTAAATCCAACAACAACCACAATTTATTTTGTGAAAGGTAATGGTGGTTGTGTTCCTCCGGGCGGGGCTTGCCAACAAACAAGCATAACGGTAAACCCAAATACCAATATTGGAGGAAATGTAACCTCAAATACAATAAGTGCTGTTCCAGTGGCAGGGCAAGTATTATTATTTAAGTACGAACCTAACTTAACCAAGTTTGATACTATTGTAAAACAAAACATTGGAGTAGGTGGCGCTTTCAATTTAACTTCTGTTCCTGCCGCCAGTTATATATTGCAAGCTATTCCAAATGCTAATACATTAATTCCAACTTACGCGCCCAATCAAATGGGATGGAAAGATGCCATAATAATTAATCATGGTTGTATCAGCAATGATATTCAGAATATTGATGTAAAAGAATTATTCAATTTTGGTGCCGGTCCGGGTATTCTATCGGGAAAAATTGTGGAGGGAACAAAATACGGACAAAAAGGATTGGAGATTTCTGTTCCGGGGCAACCTATAAAAGGAATAAGTGTGAAAGGAGGAAGAAATCCGGGAGGAAATATTGGAGCCCAAGACAGAACCTTACCTAACGGTTCGTACACATTAGCCGGTTTACCAAATAATATAGCCGGTGAATCTTATTTTGTTTTTGTTGATATTCAGGGATTAGATACAGCAAACGCATATCATAAAATAGTTACCGACGGTAACAATCAATTTTTTGATTTAGATTTTGTTGTAGATTCTGTAAAAATTTATCCCGCTATTTTTGTGGGGGCAAATGAAAATTTAATTTCAGAGAAAAATTTTAAAATTTATCCTAATCCTTCTAATGGTAAAATTTATGTGGAGTGTGAATTGGAAAAACCCTCATTTTTAAGCATTGAGTTATTTGACATCATGGGTAAAAAAATTGGAGAACCCTATCCGGTTTCATTTGAATCAAGCCGAAATATTACCGTTATCAGCGATCAATCTAAACTTTCAAATGGAATTTATCTTTTAAAAGTTAAAATAGATTCCAAGGAGTATGTAAAACGTATATCTATTGTTAAATAA